The Spirosoma foliorum genome has a window encoding:
- a CDS encoding RNA polymerase sigma factor, with product MQDEYQLVEGCRRQDRIVQRQLYERFAGKLFVVCKRYIKDPDEAEDVLQDSFIKVYQHIDSFRFECPLEAWLKRIVINTALKFLRKQKPWEHTSDVQELAPVLPQADESLPALNYKYLLQLIQELPPGCRTVFNLYAIEGYNHPEIAELLDIAEGTSKSQYARARNLLQQKLQADKRFADGYPAEGHS from the coding sequence ATGCAGGATGAATACCAATTAGTCGAAGGATGCCGACGGCAGGACCGGATTGTGCAGCGACAGCTCTATGAGCGGTTTGCCGGGAAGCTCTTTGTCGTTTGCAAACGATACATCAAAGATCCTGACGAAGCTGAAGATGTATTACAGGATTCGTTTATAAAGGTTTATCAGCACATCGACTCCTTCCGGTTCGAATGTCCGCTGGAAGCCTGGCTAAAACGGATCGTGATCAATACGGCGTTGAAGTTTTTGCGAAAACAAAAGCCCTGGGAACATACCAGCGATGTGCAGGAATTGGCCCCAGTGCTACCCCAGGCCGACGAAAGTTTGCCTGCGCTGAATTATAAATATTTGCTTCAACTGATTCAGGAACTTCCTCCCGGTTGCCGCACCGTGTTTAACTTATACGCAATTGAAGGTTATAACCATCCCGAAATTGCCGAGTTACTCGACATTGCCGAAGGAACATCTAAATCACAATATGCCCGCGCCAGAAATCTACTGCAACAAAAACTACAAGCTGATAAACGATTTGCAGATGGGTATCCTGCCGAAGGACACTCGTGA
- a CDS encoding serpin family protein, with the protein MKSTLFSTLLTVTAGVFLTTISCKHSDVSPPPSTAGDLRVSAPFASQTAQFAFDVTKEVVAEEGQANNVFISPLSLHIALGMIMNGANGQTAQEIQKTLKLDAQTLTEANNTYQNLLENLPGVDSKVTLSLANSVWYRNTFSVETSFQDLLKQSFQAEVSAQNFDDAATVGKINNWASQKTNGKIPKVLDRIESSDIMFLMNALYFKGDWTTQFKPEQTIDSPFKLVSGTTTTVRMMRLNTALKHASRSTYTAFELPYGSGNFAMTVLLPAESTTADALINSFNGDEWTQLQQAMTSSMIDIGLPKFTMSYAINLNKTLSTLGMPTAFTDVADFTKINKKGGLTLSFVKQNTFVAVDEQGTEAAAVTTGGISVTSAPVPILCNRPFIFVIHEKASGTILFVGKIADPTKTSNT; encoded by the coding sequence ATGAAATCGACCCTTTTTTCAACGTTATTGACGGTTACAGCGGGTGTTTTTCTAACCACTATTAGTTGTAAACATAGCGACGTCAGCCCACCGCCGAGTACAGCGGGCGACTTGCGCGTATCGGCACCTTTTGCCAGTCAAACAGCACAGTTTGCGTTCGATGTCACCAAGGAGGTAGTCGCTGAAGAAGGGCAGGCGAATAACGTCTTTATTTCTCCGCTGAGTCTACATATTGCGCTGGGTATGATTATGAACGGAGCCAACGGCCAAACGGCTCAGGAGATTCAGAAAACGCTAAAATTAGATGCTCAAACCCTCACCGAAGCCAATAACACCTACCAGAATTTACTAGAGAATCTACCCGGTGTAGATTCCAAGGTTACGCTCTCTTTGGCCAACTCAGTGTGGTATCGGAATACGTTTTCGGTGGAAACTTCTTTCCAGGATTTACTGAAACAATCGTTTCAGGCAGAAGTATCTGCGCAGAATTTCGACGATGCGGCTACAGTAGGCAAAATCAACAATTGGGCAAGCCAGAAAACTAACGGTAAAATCCCGAAAGTACTTGACCGAATTGAATCCAGCGATATCATGTTTCTGATGAACGCGCTGTATTTCAAAGGCGACTGGACAACCCAGTTCAAACCTGAGCAGACGATTGACAGTCCGTTCAAATTAGTATCGGGCACTACAACAACTGTGCGGATGATGCGGCTCAATACGGCGTTAAAACATGCTTCCCGGTCAACGTATACCGCTTTTGAACTACCTTATGGCTCCGGTAACTTTGCCATGACGGTGCTGTTACCCGCTGAGAGCACAACTGCCGATGCGCTGATAAATAGCTTCAATGGTGACGAATGGACACAGCTACAACAAGCCATGACGTCGAGCATGATTGATATTGGGTTGCCCAAATTCACGATGAGTTATGCGATCAATCTGAACAAAACACTGAGTACGCTCGGTATGCCAACGGCCTTCACCGATGTCGCTGATTTCACGAAAATAAACAAGAAAGGCGGACTTACGCTTAGCTTTGTAAAACAGAACACATTTGTGGCTGTAGATGAGCAAGGCACAGAAGCTGCAGCTGTTACAACTGGAGGCATATCGGTAACGTCGGCGCCTGTACCTATTCTGTGTAATCGCCCATTTATTTTTGTCATTCACGAAAAAGCATCGGGCACTATTCTTTTCGTCGGGAAAATTGCCGATCCAACTAAAACAAGTAATACATGA
- a CDS encoding META domain-containing protein — MRFVAISCLLLITLALSQCTKSQPELAPKIAELIGTWQLVDSDSTYAVTLIFTLDTDNPPHDITSFKASGKSSINTYNLNLFAAIDGLMVADQLGSTKVAGSPAATQFEQQYFKNLKAVARFELPTANELRLYHGGDLPRVLVYKKLN, encoded by the coding sequence ATGAGATTCGTAGCCATTAGCTGCCTCCTGCTTATTACACTGGCCCTGAGTCAATGTACAAAATCTCAGCCCGAATTAGCCCCTAAAATAGCAGAGCTGATTGGAACCTGGCAGCTTGTTGACTCCGATTCTACGTATGCCGTAACGCTCATATTCACCTTAGATACTGACAACCCTCCGCACGATATTACCTCATTTAAAGCCAGTGGTAAGTCGTCGATCAATACATACAATCTGAATTTATTTGCCGCTATTGATGGCCTGATGGTGGCCGACCAGTTGGGTAGTACGAAAGTAGCCGGATCGCCCGCGGCAACGCAGTTTGAGCAACAGTACTTCAAGAATCTGAAAGCGGTTGCCCGCTTCGAATTACCAACAGCCAATGAATTAAGGTTATATCATGGTGGCGATTTACCCCGCGTATTGGTGTATAAAAAACTGAACTGA
- a CDS encoding LVIVD repeat-containing protein: MKAYILALILPLFYLTSCTDNCEQTRTYRKYTPIQLALSDLRQPISSGSPQTLVNPGKLYVKDQYVFIVEVKKGIHVFDNSNPSNPRAISFLPIPGNVDIAVRDNILYADSYIDLVALDISNPTAIKEVSRAETGFVYGMVGRTSWSYDKQTMKIYDQREDIATETVKTDCEGTFNVLPYLVPIAWFGRYYETFAFADVAYNSMKSPTAPTTGTGGSMARFAIMNNQLYVVNSSSLQLFDISQPATPVKGKTVSLGWSVETIFPYRNNLFIGTTTGMYIYDATSPAEPKQLSVFSHVRSCDPVVVHENYAYVTLRGTSTCGVAGTQDVLDVIDITNLTSPRVVKTYPLDTPYGLGIDYPTLFVCQGNKGLSVFDASNPLDLKAQQTFANVNAFDVIPLSKTLLTIGKDGLYQYDYSNPTALRLLSKIDASPAN; the protein is encoded by the coding sequence ATGAAAGCTTATATACTCGCCCTAATTCTTCCTTTATTTTACCTGACCAGTTGCACGGACAACTGCGAGCAGACAAGAACGTATCGAAAATATACACCGATCCAGCTCGCCCTTTCCGATCTACGTCAGCCAATTTCTTCTGGGTCGCCCCAAACGCTTGTCAATCCGGGAAAGCTGTATGTAAAAGACCAGTATGTATTTATCGTAGAAGTCAAGAAAGGCATTCACGTTTTTGACAACAGCAATCCATCCAATCCAAGGGCCATTTCGTTTCTTCCCATTCCGGGCAATGTCGATATAGCCGTGCGTGATAATATTCTCTACGCCGATAGCTACATCGATCTGGTAGCGCTGGACATTAGTAATCCAACGGCTATTAAAGAAGTGAGCCGGGCCGAAACGGGCTTTGTATATGGCATGGTAGGGCGAACTTCCTGGTCATACGACAAGCAAACCATGAAAATCTATGATCAGCGAGAAGACATTGCGACAGAAACGGTTAAAACCGATTGCGAAGGCACGTTTAATGTACTCCCCTATTTGGTACCCATTGCGTGGTTTGGTCGGTACTATGAAACCTTCGCCTTTGCCGATGTGGCTTATAACTCAATGAAATCACCCACTGCGCCAACAACCGGAACAGGTGGATCAATGGCGCGTTTTGCCATCATGAATAACCAGCTCTATGTAGTTAATAGCTCGTCTTTACAATTGTTCGATATCTCTCAGCCAGCGACACCAGTAAAAGGCAAAACAGTTTCCCTAGGTTGGAGCGTCGAAACGATTTTCCCGTACCGTAACAATCTGTTTATTGGCACCACCACAGGCATGTACATCTACGATGCTACCAGCCCAGCCGAACCAAAGCAGCTTTCGGTCTTTTCGCACGTTCGTTCCTGCGATCCAGTTGTGGTCCACGAAAACTACGCCTATGTGACACTGCGAGGCACCAGTACATGTGGCGTAGCGGGTACCCAGGATGTACTTGATGTTATTGATATTACCAATCTGACATCACCTCGCGTAGTCAAAACCTATCCTCTCGACACTCCTTACGGACTCGGCATCGATTATCCAACATTGTTTGTGTGTCAGGGTAATAAAGGATTGAGCGTTTTTGATGCTTCGAATCCGCTTGATCTAAAAGCTCAGCAAACGTTCGCCAATGTGAACGCGTTTGATGTTATTCCGCTCTCGAAAACCCTGCTGACAATCGGTAAAGATGGCTTGTACCAGTATGATTATTCCAATCCTACGGCGCTACGATTACTCAGTAAAATTGACGCCAGTCCTGCAAACTAA